Genomic window (Agromyces mariniharenae):
CCACGCGGCCGGCCACGAGGGCGCCGGCATCGGCCTCGCCCCGACGACCGGCCAGCTCGTCGCGCACGCCGTGCTCGGCACGCCCGCACCGCTCGACCCCGCACCGTTCCTGCCCACCCGGGCGAGCCTCGAGGAGGCCGCGTGACCATCCGCATCGCGGTCGACGGCACCGAGCTCGAGGGGCGCGACGGCCAGACCATCGCCGGCGTGCTGATCGGCGCGGGCCGGCGCAGCTGGCGCTCGGCGGCCGGCGCGGAGCGCGGCGTCTTCTGCGGCATCGGCGTCTGCCAGGACTGCCTCGTCACCGTCAACGGCGTCGAGGGCGTCCGAGCCTGCCAGCGCACCGCCAGAGACGGCGACGTGATCGAGCGGGAGGCGCGATGAGCCGGCGCGTCGTCATCCTCGGTGCGGGCCCCGCGGGCCTCGCCGCCGCACAGGCCGCGATCGCGCACGGTGCGGACGTCACCGTGCTCGACGAGGGGGAGCGTCCTGGCGGCCAGTTCTGGCGCCACCACGATGCACTCACCGATCCGCGCATGCAGCACCAGTGGCCGCGCTTCGAGCGACTCCGAGGAGCCCTCGACCGGGCCGAGGTACACGCACAGGCGAGCGTCTGGCACGTCGAGACCGACGGAGGCCTGCGCATGCACGCGCTCGTCGGCCCCGCCGACGCGGCCGGCCGCACGGCCCTCACGGTCGAGGCCGATGCGCTCGTCCTCGCCACGGGTGCGCACGACCGTGCCCTGCCCGTGCCCGGGTGGACCCTCCCCGGCGTGATCACCGCCGGCGCCGCGCAGGCGCTCGCGAAGCGCGACGGCGTCGCCCCCGGGCGTCGGACCGTCGTCGCGGGCGCCGGGCCGTTCCTGCTGCCGGTCGCCGCGAGCATCGGCCTCGCCGGCGGCAGCGTCGCCGAGGTCGTCGAGGCCGTGGGCGTCGGCGCGATCGCGCGCGGCTGGGGCCGCAGCCCGTGGCGACTCGCGGGTGCGGCAGGCAAGGCGGGCGAGCTCACGGAGTACCTCGGCGACCTGATCCGCCACCGGACGCCCTACCGTTTCGGCAGCGCTGTCACGCGCATCCACGGGGTCGGTACGGTCGAGGGAGCGACCATCCAGCGCGTCGACGCCGACTGGCGTCCGATCCCGGGAACCGAGCGCGTCGTCGAATGCGACTCGGTCGCCCTCGGCCACGGCTTCACCCCCCGCCTCGAGGCGGCGATCCAGGCCGGATGCGCGATCTCGCCCGACCGGTTCGTCGAGGTCGACGGGCGACAGGCCACCTCGGTGCCCGGCGTCTTCGCGGCGGGCGAGGTCACCGGCATCGCCGGCGCCGACGCGGCCCTCGCCGAGGGCGCGGTCGCCGGATTCCTCGCCGCCGGCGGCGAGCTCGGCGACCCGCGACTGCGCCGTGTCGTCGACGCGCGGCGTCGGATGCACGCCTTCGCGGAACGACTCGCCACCCACGCCATCCGATCGGGATGGACGGCCTGGCTCGACGACGACACGATCGTCTGCCGCTGCGAGTCCGTCACGCGTGCGCGCATCGCCGAGTACGCCGACGCCTCGAGCCGTGGCGTGCGCCTCGCGACCCGTGCCGGCCTCGGCGCGTGCCAGGGTCGCACCTGCGGCCGCAGCGTCGAGGCGCTCGTCGCGGCATCCGTCGACTACGACCAGCGGCCGGTGCTCTCCTCGATCCGCATCGGGGAGCTCGCCGGCCTCCACCACACCCCAGACCGAATCAAGCACCAGGAGCAGGAATGACCGAGCAGAACATGGACCTCGGCGGCGTCGTCGTCGCCACCGCCCTCGCCTTCAAGGAGGACCCGTCGGCCCCGGCCGGCCTCGCCGTCGACTACGACCGGTTCGCCGAGCACGTCGACTTCCTCATGTCGAACGGATGCCGCGGCGTCGGCCCGAACGGATCGCTCGGCGAGTACTCGTCCCTCACCGACGAGGAGCGACGGAAGGTGATCCAGGTCGCCGTCGAGGCGGTCGACGGGCGCGGCATCGTCATCGCCGGCGCGCACGGCGTCGGCAGCCACCAGGCGCGCAAATGGGCGGAGCTCGCTCGCGAGGACGGCGCCGACGGCGTGCTGCTGCTACCGCCGACCATGTACCGGGCCAACGAGGGCGAGGTCATCGCGCACTTCGAGGAGGTCGCCAAGGTCGGCCTGCCGATCATGGCCTACAACAACCCGTTCGACACGAAGGTCGACCTCGTGCCCTCGATGGTCGCGAAGCTCGCCGAGATCCCCGAGGTCGTGGCCATCAAGGAGTTCTCGGGCGACGTGCGTCGCGTCTACGAGATCAAGGAGCTGTGCGACATCGACATCATCGCCGGTGCCGACGACGTGCTCTTCGAGCTCATGGTGAACGGCGCGGTCGGCTGGTTCGCCGGCTACCCGAACGCGTTCCCCCGCGAGGCGGTCGAGCTCTACGACCTCTGCGCCGACGGCAAGTGGCACGAGGCGAAGGCGCTCTACGAGCAGCTCGTCGCGGTGTTCCGCTGGGACTCGCGCACCGAGTTCGTGCAGGCCATCAAGCTCTCGATGGACATCTGCGGCAACTCGTACGGCGGCCCGACGCGTCCGCCGCGCGGCCCGCTCTCGGCGGAGCAGCGCGCGCAGGTGACCGCCGACACCGAGCGCGCGCTCGCGGCACTCGCGGCGGCCCGCTGATGCGCACCCGTCGGGTCGTCTCGGCCGTCGACTCGCACACCGAGGGCATGCCGACCCGCGTCGTCACGGGCGGCGTCGGACGGATCCCCGGCTCGACGATGAACGAGCGGCGGCTGTGGGCGATCGAGCACCTCGACGGCCTGCGCGGGTTCCTCATGAACGAGCCGCGCGGCCACGCCGCCATGTCGGGCGCGCTGCTGCAGCCGCCCGCGCGCGACGACGCCGACTGGGGCGTGGTGTTCGTCGAGGCGAGCGGCTTCCTGCCGATGTGCGGGCACGGCACGATCGGCGTGGCCACGGTGCTCGTCGAGACGGGCATGGTCGAGGTGACCGAGCCGGTCACCGAGATCCGGCTCGACGTGCCCGCCGGCCTCGTCGTCGCGCGCGTCGAGGTCGAAGGCGGTCGCGCGAAGCGCGTCACGATCGAGAACGTGCCGAGCTTCGTCGAGCGCATCGACGAGACGATCGAGGTGCCGGGCTACGGCGAGGTGCCGTACTCGATCGCGTTCGGGGGCAACTTCTACGCGCTCGTCGACCTCGACGACGTCGGGCTGCCGTTCGACCGGGAGCGACAGGACGACATCCTGCGGGCCGGACTCGCGATCATGGACGCGATCAACGAGCAGAAGCCGCCGAAGCATCCCGAGCTCTCGGGGGCCGATCACGTGCACCACGTCGAGTTCATCGCGCCGGGTTCCGATGCGGTCCGCTCGCGGCACGCGATGGCGATCCATCCCGGATGGTTCGACCGCTCGCCGTGCGGCACCGGCACGAGCGCGCGCATGGCCGAGCTCCATGCTCGCGGCGAGCTCGCGCTCGAGACCGACTTCGTGAACGAGTCGTTCATCGGCAGCGAGTTCACCGGTCGCCTGCTGCGCGAGACCGAGGTCGGTGGCGTGCCCGCGGTCGTGCCGACCATCTCGGGCCGTGCCTGGGTCACCGGCATGGGCCAGTACCTCCTCGACGAGGACGACCCCTTCCCCGAGGGCTTCGTCTTCTGACCGACCACCCACGCCGACCCCAGGAGCATCGATGGACACCGACCGGATCGCCGCGGACGCGGCGCGCGCTGCACGACCCTTCGCCGAGACCGAACCCCGCGCACGGGCGCAGGCGCTCGTCGCCGTGGCCGACGCGCTCGACGCCGCCTCCGACGAGCTCATCGCCATCGCGACGCGTGAGACCGGGCTGGCCCAGGGCCGGCTGGTGGGGGAGGTGCGCCGCACCACCAACCAGCTGCGACTCTTCGCCGAGGTCATCGTCGACGGCGCCTACCTCGACGCCCGCATCGACGCCGCCGACCCCGACTACGTGATCGGACCGCGGCCCGACGTGCGCCGCGTGCTCGAGCCCGTCGGGCCGGTGCTCAACTTCGCCGCGTCGAACTTCCCGTTCGCGTTCTCCGTCGCGGGCGGCGATTCGGCGGCCGCCCTCGCCGCGGGGTGCCCGGTCGTCGTGAAGGCGCACTCCGGCCATCCCGAGCTCTCCCGCCGCACGGCGGAGGTCGTCACGGCGGCCCTCGCCGCGGCGGGCATGCCCGACGGCGTCTTCCAGCTCGTCGAGGGCCAGGAGCGCGGCGTCGCGCTCCTGCGCGACGACCGCATCCGCGCAGGGGCGTTCACCGGCTCGACGCACGTGGGACGCCTGCTCGCGGACATCGCGGCGTCGCGCCCGCGCCCCATCCCGTTCTACGGCGAGCTCGGCAGCGTGAACCCCGTGTACGCGACCACGGGCGCGGTGGCCGCCGACCCCGGGCTGCTGCAGGGCTTCCTCGGCTCGGTCTCCGGCTCGGCCGGGCAGCTCTGCACGAAGCCCGGCTTCCTGTTCGTCCCGGCCGACGCCGAGCTCGAACCGGTGGCGGATGCCGCGGCGGCCGTGCCCGAGCATCGCCTGCTCAATCCCGGCATCGGCCGAGCCTTCGAGGAGCGCCGCAGCGCGGTCCTCGGGGCTCCGGGAGTGACCGTCCTCGCCGAGGGAGCGGTCCGGGTCGACGAGGCCGACCAGCGCTTCGCGACGCCCACCGTCGTCGAGGTGGACGTGGACACGCTGCTCGCGCACCGCGACGAGCTGCTCGAGGAGTCCTTCGGGCCCTTGTCGATCCTCGTGCGCTACGACGATGCCGACGTGCTGCCGGAACTGCACCGCGAGCTGTTCCCGGGCAACCTCACCTCGACCGTGCACGCGAACGACCTCGAGCTCGCCGACGGTCGGCTCGCGGACTTGGTCGACGCGCTGGCCGAGACGAGCGGGCGCGTGCTGTTCGGCGGTTGGCCGACGGGCGTGTCGGTGACGAGCGCCATGCAGCACGGCGGCCCGTTCCCGGCGACGACGACGGATGCCACGAGCGTCGGCACCGCGGCCATCACCCGATTCCTGCGCGGCGTCGCCTACCAGGGCGCGCCGCAGTCGCTGCTCCCGCCGCCCCTGCGCGACGACAATCCGTGGGGCGTGCCGCAGCGCCGCAGCGACGCCGGCCGCTCCGCCGGGTGGGGGAGCCTCGCGGGCGAGTACTGAGCGGACGGATGCCGCGTGGTGCTCCGGGCGACGACCGGGGCACCACGCACTCACCGCAGCGAGAAGCCGTCGGCGAGCGGGTCGCCCTCGTCGAGCTCGAACTCGCAGCGACCGACCCGGTACGCCTGGCCCGTCACCTCGGGGATCACGCCGACTGCGGTGCGCTCGGCGACGCGTGCGAGGAAGCGGGTCCCGATGATCGAGTCGTGCGTGAGGACCTCGCCCTCGCCGAGCACGGCGGTGTGCGCGAGCAGTGCGACGCGCGCCGCGGTGCCCGATCCGCAGGGGCTGCGGTCGACCTCGCCATCGGCGAAGACGGTCACGTTGCGCTGCCACGGTCCGGACTCGGTGCGACCCAGGTCGTCGACCCAGATCGTGCCGTAGACGCCCGACAGGCGTTCGTCGTCGACCTGCGCTGCCGGGTGCTCGTCCAACGCCCACTTGATCTCGCGTCCGAGCCGGATGAGCTCGCTCGTGTGCTCGGGCGCGACCGACAGGCCGACGGCAGCGGCCGGCAGGGTCGCGTACACGGCGCCGCCGAAGACGAGGTCCACGTCGACCTCGCCTCGGCTCGTCTCCAGGCGGATGCCGCGCTCGAGCACGCGCGACTCGACGTTGCGGAACACGACGCCGGTCGTGCGACCGCCCTCGCGCTGCACCCGTGCCTGCACGCGGCCGCTGGGGACGTCGATCGTCACGACGGCCTCGCCGTCGTCGGGCGCCGAGACGCGGCCGGTGCGCACCGCCCACGCGCCGAGCGCGATGGTGCCGTGCCCGCAGGCGGTCGAGAAGCCGTCCTTGTGCCAGAACAGCACGCCGAACTCGGCTCCGTCGTCGTCGGGCGGGGTCAGGAACCCGCCGTACATGTCGTCGTGCCCGCGGGGTTCCAGGCAGAGGAATCGGCGCACCGCATCGGCCTCGCCCGTCATCGCGTGCACGCGCCGCTCGGCGACGGTCGCCCCCTCGGTCGCGACGCCGTCGACGATGCGGAACGGCTCGCCCGCGGTGTGCCAGTCCTCGGTGCTCCAGCGCATCAGTCCGTCCCTCCGGCGCCCCCGGCGCCCGTCTCGAGTGCGAGCCTCGCCACCACGAGGTCCTGCCACCCCATGCCGCAGGTCTTGAACACGCGCGGCCGATCGAAGCGCACGGGGACGCGGCCGTCGAGGATGCGCGCCATCGGCACGACGGCGTCCGCGGAGAGGTGCCCCTCGGCGACCGCCATGATGACGTCGCCCGCCTCCGCACGGGCGATCCGCTCGGTCTCGACGATGACCTGGGCGCGCGCGAGCAGGGCGCCCGGGAGCTCCCGCCGGTCGGGCTCGTGGGAGCCGACGGCGACGATCGCGGCGCGGTCGGCGACGAGGTCGGCGGAGAAGAGCGGCTCGGCCGCCGTGGTGGCGCACACGACGAGGTCGGCGTCGGCGACGTCGGCCGCAGTGCCCACGTCGATCTCCGCCATGGGGGCGTAGGCGCGGGCGGCCTCGACGGCGCGCCCGGCCTTCGCGCGGTCACGGCCGACGAAGCGCACGCGACGCAGTCCGCGGATGGCGGCGATCGCCTCCACGTGGCGGACGCCCTGCGGGCCCGTGCCGAACACGACGAGCGACGAGGCGTCGGGCGTCGCGGCGACGTCGAGCACCGCCGCCGAGACCGCGGGCGTGCGCAGGCTCGTGAGCGCCGTGCCGTCGACGAGCGCGATCGGGGCCAGCGTGTCGCCGTCGAGCACGACGTAGACCGCCTGGATGCGCTCGAGGCCGCGCGCGGGATTGCCGGGGGCGACGGTCGCGAGCTTCTGGCCGGCGAGGCCGTCGATCGCGGAGGGCATGAGCAGCAGCTGGCCGTTCGGCACGTCGACGATGGCGCGCGCCGGATCGTGATCGGGATCGAAGCCGTCGCGTACCAGCTGCCGGATGGCGCGGATGGCGGCGCGCATCGTGACGCGGCGCCTGAGGGTGTCGCCGTCGATGAGCTGGATGGAGTCGAGCACGCCGGACATGAGTGCAGTCTAGGGAGTAATGTGTAATATGTCACGTAGCACCCGTGCTCCTGATCATGGACCGGTCGACGCAGGCGTGACCATCGACGTCCGGCGGATTGGCGGGGCATCCGCGAATCTGCAAGAATGGTCAGTCGAGTTCTGTACCGCCCGACCCTCTATCCGGCGCGCAGAGCCTCATCAGAGCTTCCGCCGAGTGTGCACCCCACGCTCACGGCTGTCAGTTCGCCCACCTCACAACATTTCAGGAGAATTGTGGCTGTCAAGATCCGCCTCAAGCGCCTCGGCAAGATCCGGGCGCCGTACTACCGCATCGTCGTCGCCGACTCGCGCACCAAGCGCGACGGTCGTGTGATCGAGGAGATCGGCAAGTACCACCCCACCGAGAACCCCTCGTTCATCGAGGTCGACTCGGACCGCGCCCAGTACTGGCTCTCCGTCGGCGCCCAGCCGACCGAGCAGGTCACCGC
Coding sequences:
- a CDS encoding (2Fe-2S)-binding protein, which gives rise to MTIRIAVDGTELEGRDGQTIAGVLIGAGRRSWRSAAGAERGVFCGIGVCQDCLVTVNGVEGVRACQRTARDGDVIEREAR
- a CDS encoding proline racemase family protein, with product MRWSTEDWHTAGEPFRIVDGVATEGATVAERRVHAMTGEADAVRRFLCLEPRGHDDMYGGFLTPPDDDGAEFGVLFWHKDGFSTACGHGTIALGAWAVRTGRVSAPDDGEAVVTIDVPSGRVQARVQREGGRTTGVVFRNVESRVLERGIRLETSRGEVDVDLVFGGAVYATLPAAAVGLSVAPEHTSELIRLGREIKWALDEHPAAQVDDERLSGVYGTIWVDDLGRTESGPWQRNVTVFADGEVDRSPCGSGTAARVALLAHTAVLGEGEVLTHDSIIGTRFLARVAERTAVGVIPEVTGQAYRVGRCEFELDEGDPLADGFSLR
- a CDS encoding FAD-dependent oxidoreductase; its protein translation is MSRRVVILGAGPAGLAAAQAAIAHGADVTVLDEGERPGGQFWRHHDALTDPRMQHQWPRFERLRGALDRAEVHAQASVWHVETDGGLRMHALVGPADAAGRTALTVEADALVLATGAHDRALPVPGWTLPGVITAGAAQALAKRDGVAPGRRTVVAGAGPFLLPVAASIGLAGGSVAEVVEAVGVGAIARGWGRSPWRLAGAAGKAGELTEYLGDLIRHRTPYRFGSAVTRIHGVGTVEGATIQRVDADWRPIPGTERVVECDSVALGHGFTPRLEAAIQAGCAISPDRFVEVDGRQATSVPGVFAAGEVTGIAGADAALAEGAVAGFLAAGGELGDPRLRRVVDARRRMHAFAERLATHAIRSGWTAWLDDDTIVCRCESVTRARIAEYADASSRGVRLATRAGLGACQGRTCGRSVEALVAASVDYDQRPVLSSIRIGELAGLHHTPDRIKHQEQE
- a CDS encoding ornithine cyclodeaminase family protein — translated: MSGVLDSIQLIDGDTLRRRVTMRAAIRAIRQLVRDGFDPDHDPARAIVDVPNGQLLLMPSAIDGLAGQKLATVAPGNPARGLERIQAVYVVLDGDTLAPIALVDGTALTSLRTPAVSAAVLDVAATPDASSLVVFGTGPQGVRHVEAIAAIRGLRRVRFVGRDRAKAGRAVEAARAYAPMAEIDVGTAADVADADLVVCATTAAEPLFSADLVADRAAIVAVGSHEPDRRELPGALLARAQVIVETERIARAEAGDVIMAVAEGHLSADAVVPMARILDGRVPVRFDRPRVFKTCGMGWQDLVVARLALETGAGGAGGTD
- the rpsP gene encoding 30S ribosomal protein S16 produces the protein MAVKIRLKRLGKIRAPYYRIVVADSRTKRDGRVIEEIGKYHPTENPSFIEVDSDRAQYWLSVGAQPTEQVTAILKLTGDWGKFKGDKDAKSTVQVAEAKAAFVADESKKPVLKPKAEKPAKAEEAPAEAADADETTTDEA
- a CDS encoding aldehyde dehydrogenase (NADP(+)) — translated: MDTDRIAADAARAARPFAETEPRARAQALVAVADALDAASDELIAIATRETGLAQGRLVGEVRRTTNQLRLFAEVIVDGAYLDARIDAADPDYVIGPRPDVRRVLEPVGPVLNFAASNFPFAFSVAGGDSAAALAAGCPVVVKAHSGHPELSRRTAEVVTAALAAAGMPDGVFQLVEGQERGVALLRDDRIRAGAFTGSTHVGRLLADIAASRPRPIPFYGELGSVNPVYATTGAVAADPGLLQGFLGSVSGSAGQLCTKPGFLFVPADAELEPVADAAAAVPEHRLLNPGIGRAFEERRSAVLGAPGVTVLAEGAVRVDEADQRFATPTVVEVDVDTLLAHRDELLEESFGPLSILVRYDDADVLPELHRELFPGNLTSTVHANDLELADGRLADLVDALAETSGRVLFGGWPTGVSVTSAMQHGGPFPATTTDATSVGTAAITRFLRGVAYQGAPQSLLPPPLRDDNPWGVPQRRSDAGRSAGWGSLAGEY
- a CDS encoding proline racemase family protein, with translation MRTRRVVSAVDSHTEGMPTRVVTGGVGRIPGSTMNERRLWAIEHLDGLRGFLMNEPRGHAAMSGALLQPPARDDADWGVVFVEASGFLPMCGHGTIGVATVLVETGMVEVTEPVTEIRLDVPAGLVVARVEVEGGRAKRVTIENVPSFVERIDETIEVPGYGEVPYSIAFGGNFYALVDLDDVGLPFDRERQDDILRAGLAIMDAINEQKPPKHPELSGADHVHHVEFIAPGSDAVRSRHAMAIHPGWFDRSPCGTGTSARMAELHARGELALETDFVNESFIGSEFTGRLLRETEVGGVPAVVPTISGRAWVTGMGQYLLDEDDPFPEGFVF
- a CDS encoding dihydrodipicolinate synthase family protein; the protein is MTEQNMDLGGVVVATALAFKEDPSAPAGLAVDYDRFAEHVDFLMSNGCRGVGPNGSLGEYSSLTDEERRKVIQVAVEAVDGRGIVIAGAHGVGSHQARKWAELAREDGADGVLLLPPTMYRANEGEVIAHFEEVAKVGLPIMAYNNPFDTKVDLVPSMVAKLAEIPEVVAIKEFSGDVRRVYEIKELCDIDIIAGADDVLFELMVNGAVGWFAGYPNAFPREAVELYDLCADGKWHEAKALYEQLVAVFRWDSRTEFVQAIKLSMDICGNSYGGPTRPPRGPLSAEQRAQVTADTERALAALAAAR